A part of Pungitius pungitius chromosome 15, fPunPun2.1, whole genome shotgun sequence genomic DNA contains:
- the LOC119209229 gene encoding myosin light chain kinase 2, skeletal/cardiac muscle isoform X2: protein MSSLVMNTVGDGNGASIDLIQNRIESLSSKMDKLINIQEKVLNRLDGMSQDIDGIEMDMENLKVDKEEIHIPPKMVSQTQVMGQEVREICQEMSTIMLVVNQRSEQQAQKLEGMEKLVLSMQQVISFIGETVKSSRVMELIFKGAAARKGCKSKESKGKQAIKGKSSTDTINKKLDKKPTSSKASKGNQDITPACERSSPQTSHKIKLHGPKLYLTSRKCGKCLKDHKGRDGIDKPPMSPEGLKAEKKMKPPDAAENISLKKQILLFEEVQKLNRENTEKSGHQLTGANLDPEAASSAKDQQPDAPDRSLLDDLQKGSQAAVDDKPEVVEAVSEEGVGDEVNEAEGTEKEPKLHVEEAAEEDKKEDALSEKVAEAPQLPAASRDDCKDAPSSPDVGQVQLLEICTVSSSFSVTEELFVVEEHTKSLVMVKEDEEVEEEEEEGKKMMKVDSEADEQKLESEGWAVFRADGIQFQLNLKQRVERERKEKEAEKDAEGEDGGEVERYFIDTSSPPAAPFNHRIVSAKPNQIVNFYTINWQEVLGGGRFGQVHKCVENSSGLTLAAKVIKARSMKEKEVVKNEIQVMNNLDHASLIQLYAAYESRNDIILVLEYVGGGELFDRIIDENDTLMELDAVLFIRQICEGLQHMHKMYILHLDLKPENILCVSRVTNKIKIIDFGLARIYKPREKLRVNFGTPEFLAPEVINYDFVSFNTDMWSLGVITYMLLSGLCPFLGDDDNETLNNILACKWNFEEQEFTDTSEEAKDFISRLLIVNKSWRIGASEALRHPWLCSPVLHHRLHTKKTMCRSRRSSCVPTSDS from the exons ATGAGTTCCTTGGTAATGAACACAGTAGGAGATGGCAATGGTGCAAGTATTGACCTCATCCAAAACAGGATTGAGTCCCTCAGCAGCAAGATGGACAAGCTCATCAACATTCAAGAAAAGGTCCTCAACCGATTAGATGGGATGTCTCAGGACATTGACGGTATTGAAATGGATATGGAGAACCTGAAGGTTGACAAGGAGGAGATCCATATTCCACCCAAGATGGTGAGCCAGACCCAGGTTATGGGGCAAGAGGTGAGGGAGATATGCCAAGAGATGAGCACCATAATGTTGGTGGTGAACCAGCGGTCCGAGCAGCAGGCCCAGAAGCTCGAAGGGATGGAAAAGCTGGTCCTCAGCATGCAGCAGGTGATCAGCTTCATCGGAGAGACGGTGAAGAGTTCTAGGGTTATGGAGCTGATTTTTAAAGGTGCTGCTGCTCGGAAGGGCTGCAAATCCAAAGAAAGCAAAGGCAAGCAGGCCATAAAGGGGAAATCGTCTACGGACACAATAAACAAGAAGCTCGACAAG AAACCTACCTCTAGTAAAGCGAGTAAAGGGAATCAAGACATAACTCCAGCATGTGAGCGCAGTTCTCCACAAACCTCCCACAAGATAAAGCTCCATGGACCAAAGCTGTACCTCACCTCTCGCAAATGTGGAAAATGT TTAAAGGACCACAAAGGTAGAGATGGGATAGATAAGCCCCCAATGAGTCCAGAGGGTCTGAAAGCTGAAAAGAAGATGAAGCCTCCGGACGCAGCAG AAAACATCTCCCTGAAGAAGCAGATACTGCTTTTCGAAGAGGTGCAGAAACTCAACAGGGAGAACACGGAGAAATCAGGTCACCAACTCACCGGAGCAAATCTGGATCCGGAGGCTGCGTCGTCCGCAAAGGACCAACAACCCGACGCCCCCGATCGCAGTTTGTTGGACGACCTGCAAAAAGGTTCGCAGGCGGCCGTGGATGACAAACCTGAAGTCGTTGAGGCGGTCAGTGAGGAGGGGGTTGGGGACGAGGTGAACGAGGCAGAGGGAACCGAGAAGGAACCAAAGCTCCAcgtggaggaggcggcggaAGAGGACAAGAAGGAAGATGCTCTTTCTGAAAAAGTAGCTGAAGCCCCACAGTTGCCTGCTGCCAG CAGGGACGACTGCAAAgatgcaccttcatctccagACGTTGGGCAGGTCCAATTATTAGAGATCTGCACAGTGAGCAGCAGCTTCAGTGTGACCGAGGAACTCTTCGTCGTGGAGGAACACACAAAGAGCCTTGTGATGGTGAAGGAGGacgaagaggtggaggaggaggaggaggaggggaagaagatgATGAAGGTGGACAGCGAGGCGGACGAGCAGAAGCTGGAGTCTGAGGGCTGGGCCGTCTTCAGGGCGGATGGGATTCAATTCCAGTTGAACCTGAAACaaagggtggagagagagagaaaagagaaggaagcGGAGAAGGATGCAGAAGGGGAGGATGGTGGGGAGGTAGAGCGGTACTTTATTG acacctcttctcctccagcggCTCCTTTTAACCACCGGATAGTTTCTGCCAAACCCAACCAGATCGTCAACTTCTACACCATCAACTGGCAGGAGGTCCTCGGCGG GGGTCGTTTTGGCCAGGTGCACAAATGTGTTGAAAACTCCTCTGGTCTCACTTTGGCAGCAAAGGTCATCAAAGCCAGGAGTATGAAAGAAAAG GAGGTGGTGAAGAATGAGATCCAGGTCATGAATAACCTGGACCATGCCAGCCTGATCCAGCTCTATGCAGCTTATGAGTCAAGGAATGACATCATCCTTGTACTTGAATA CGTTGGTGGAGGGGAGCTGTTTGACAGGATCATTGATGAAAACGACACGTTGATGGAGCTGGACGCTGTTCTTTTCATCAGGCAGATCTGTGAAGGCCTGCAACACATGCACAAAATGTACATCCTGCACTTGGatttgaag CCAGAAAacattctgtgtgtgagcagagtCACAAATAAGATCAAAATCATCGACTTTGGTCTCGCTAGGAT ATACAAACCGCGAGAGAAGCTGCGGGTGAACTTTGGCACTCCAGAGTTTCTCGCTCCCGAAGTCATCAACTACGACTTTGTGTCGTTCAACACAGACATGTGGAGCCTCGGCGTCATCACCTACATGCT TCTGAGCGGCCTATGCCCCTTCCTCGGCGACGATGACAACGAGACTCTGAACAACATCTTGGCCTGCAAGTGGAACTTTGAGGAGCAAGAGTTTACGGACACGTCTGAAGAAGCCAAGGACTTCATCTCCAGACTGCTCATTGTGAATAAAAG ttgGAGGATAGGGGCATCCGAGGCCTTGAGACAT
- the LOC119209229 gene encoding myosin light chain kinase 2, skeletal/cardiac muscle isoform X3, whose amino-acid sequence MSSLVMNTVGDGNGASIDLIQNRIESLSSKMDKLINIQEKVLNRLDGMSQDIDGIEMDMENLKVDKEEIHIPPKMVSQTQVMGQEVREICQEMSTIMLVVNQRSEQQAQKLEGMEKLVLSMQQVISFIGETVKSSRVMELIFKGAAARKGCKSKESKGKQAIKGKSSTDTINKKLDKLKDHKGRDGIDKPPMSPEGLKAEKKMKPPDAAGAETNFYSREMKNISLKKQILLFEEVQKLNRENTEKSGHQLTGANLDPEAASSAKDQQPDAPDRSLLDDLQKGSQAAVDDKPEVVEAVSEEGVGDEVNEAEGTEKEPKLHVEEAAEEDKKEDALSEKVAEAPQLPAASRDDCKDAPSSPDVGQVQLLEICTVSSSFSVTEELFVVEEHTKSLVMVKEDEEVEEEEEEGKKMMKVDSEADEQKLESEGWAVFRADGIQFQLNLKQRVERERKEKEAEKDAEGEDGGEVERYFIDTSSPPAAPFNHRIVSAKPNQIVNFYTINWQEVLGGGRFGQVHKCVENSSGLTLAAKVIKARSMKEKEVVKNEIQVMNNLDHASLIQLYAAYESRNDIILVLEYVGGGELFDRIIDENDTLMELDAVLFIRQICEGLQHMHKMYILHLDLKPENILCVSRVTNKIKIIDFGLARIYKPREKLRVNFGTPEFLAPEVINYDFVSFNTDMWSLGVITYMLLSGLCPFLGDDDNETLNNILACKWNFEEQEFTDTSEEAKDFISRLLIVNKSWRIGASEALRHPWLCSPVLHHRLHTKKTMCRSRRSSCVPTSDS is encoded by the exons ATGAGTTCCTTGGTAATGAACACAGTAGGAGATGGCAATGGTGCAAGTATTGACCTCATCCAAAACAGGATTGAGTCCCTCAGCAGCAAGATGGACAAGCTCATCAACATTCAAGAAAAGGTCCTCAACCGATTAGATGGGATGTCTCAGGACATTGACGGTATTGAAATGGATATGGAGAACCTGAAGGTTGACAAGGAGGAGATCCATATTCCACCCAAGATGGTGAGCCAGACCCAGGTTATGGGGCAAGAGGTGAGGGAGATATGCCAAGAGATGAGCACCATAATGTTGGTGGTGAACCAGCGGTCCGAGCAGCAGGCCCAGAAGCTCGAAGGGATGGAAAAGCTGGTCCTCAGCATGCAGCAGGTGATCAGCTTCATCGGAGAGACGGTGAAGAGTTCTAGGGTTATGGAGCTGATTTTTAAAGGTGCTGCTGCTCGGAAGGGCTGCAAATCCAAAGAAAGCAAAGGCAAGCAGGCCATAAAGGGGAAATCGTCTACGGACACAATAAACAAGAAGCTCGACAAG TTAAAGGACCACAAAGGTAGAGATGGGATAGATAAGCCCCCAATGAGTCCAGAGGGTCTGAAAGCTGAAAAGAAGATGAAGCCTCCGGACGCAGCAGGTGCGGAGACCAACTTCTATTCACGAGAAATGA AAAACATCTCCCTGAAGAAGCAGATACTGCTTTTCGAAGAGGTGCAGAAACTCAACAGGGAGAACACGGAGAAATCAGGTCACCAACTCACCGGAGCAAATCTGGATCCGGAGGCTGCGTCGTCCGCAAAGGACCAACAACCCGACGCCCCCGATCGCAGTTTGTTGGACGACCTGCAAAAAGGTTCGCAGGCGGCCGTGGATGACAAACCTGAAGTCGTTGAGGCGGTCAGTGAGGAGGGGGTTGGGGACGAGGTGAACGAGGCAGAGGGAACCGAGAAGGAACCAAAGCTCCAcgtggaggaggcggcggaAGAGGACAAGAAGGAAGATGCTCTTTCTGAAAAAGTAGCTGAAGCCCCACAGTTGCCTGCTGCCAG CAGGGACGACTGCAAAgatgcaccttcatctccagACGTTGGGCAGGTCCAATTATTAGAGATCTGCACAGTGAGCAGCAGCTTCAGTGTGACCGAGGAACTCTTCGTCGTGGAGGAACACACAAAGAGCCTTGTGATGGTGAAGGAGGacgaagaggtggaggaggaggaggaggaggggaagaagatgATGAAGGTGGACAGCGAGGCGGACGAGCAGAAGCTGGAGTCTGAGGGCTGGGCCGTCTTCAGGGCGGATGGGATTCAATTCCAGTTGAACCTGAAACaaagggtggagagagagagaaaagagaaggaagcGGAGAAGGATGCAGAAGGGGAGGATGGTGGGGAGGTAGAGCGGTACTTTATTG acacctcttctcctccagcggCTCCTTTTAACCACCGGATAGTTTCTGCCAAACCCAACCAGATCGTCAACTTCTACACCATCAACTGGCAGGAGGTCCTCGGCGG GGGTCGTTTTGGCCAGGTGCACAAATGTGTTGAAAACTCCTCTGGTCTCACTTTGGCAGCAAAGGTCATCAAAGCCAGGAGTATGAAAGAAAAG GAGGTGGTGAAGAATGAGATCCAGGTCATGAATAACCTGGACCATGCCAGCCTGATCCAGCTCTATGCAGCTTATGAGTCAAGGAATGACATCATCCTTGTACTTGAATA CGTTGGTGGAGGGGAGCTGTTTGACAGGATCATTGATGAAAACGACACGTTGATGGAGCTGGACGCTGTTCTTTTCATCAGGCAGATCTGTGAAGGCCTGCAACACATGCACAAAATGTACATCCTGCACTTGGatttgaag CCAGAAAacattctgtgtgtgagcagagtCACAAATAAGATCAAAATCATCGACTTTGGTCTCGCTAGGAT ATACAAACCGCGAGAGAAGCTGCGGGTGAACTTTGGCACTCCAGAGTTTCTCGCTCCCGAAGTCATCAACTACGACTTTGTGTCGTTCAACACAGACATGTGGAGCCTCGGCGTCATCACCTACATGCT TCTGAGCGGCCTATGCCCCTTCCTCGGCGACGATGACAACGAGACTCTGAACAACATCTTGGCCTGCAAGTGGAACTTTGAGGAGCAAGAGTTTACGGACACGTCTGAAGAAGCCAAGGACTTCATCTCCAGACTGCTCATTGTGAATAAAAG ttgGAGGATAGGGGCATCCGAGGCCTTGAGACAT
- the LOC119209229 gene encoding myosin light chain kinase 2, skeletal/cardiac muscle isoform X1, translating into MSSLVMNTVGDGNGASIDLIQNRIESLSSKMDKLINIQEKVLNRLDGMSQDIDGIEMDMENLKVDKEEIHIPPKMVSQTQVMGQEVREICQEMSTIMLVVNQRSEQQAQKLEGMEKLVLSMQQVISFIGETVKSSRVMELIFKGAAARKGCKSKESKGKQAIKGKSSTDTINKKLDKKPTSSKASKGNQDITPACERSSPQTSHKIKLHGPKLYLTSRKCGKCLKDHKGRDGIDKPPMSPEGLKAEKKMKPPDAAGAETNFYSREMKNISLKKQILLFEEVQKLNRENTEKSGHQLTGANLDPEAASSAKDQQPDAPDRSLLDDLQKGSQAAVDDKPEVVEAVSEEGVGDEVNEAEGTEKEPKLHVEEAAEEDKKEDALSEKVAEAPQLPAASRDDCKDAPSSPDVGQVQLLEICTVSSSFSVTEELFVVEEHTKSLVMVKEDEEVEEEEEEGKKMMKVDSEADEQKLESEGWAVFRADGIQFQLNLKQRVERERKEKEAEKDAEGEDGGEVERYFIDTSSPPAAPFNHRIVSAKPNQIVNFYTINWQEVLGGGRFGQVHKCVENSSGLTLAAKVIKARSMKEKEVVKNEIQVMNNLDHASLIQLYAAYESRNDIILVLEYVGGGELFDRIIDENDTLMELDAVLFIRQICEGLQHMHKMYILHLDLKPENILCVSRVTNKIKIIDFGLARIYKPREKLRVNFGTPEFLAPEVINYDFVSFNTDMWSLGVITYMLLSGLCPFLGDDDNETLNNILACKWNFEEQEFTDTSEEAKDFISRLLIVNKSWRIGASEALRHPWLCSPVLHHRLHTKKTMCRSRRSSCVPTSDS; encoded by the exons ATGAGTTCCTTGGTAATGAACACAGTAGGAGATGGCAATGGTGCAAGTATTGACCTCATCCAAAACAGGATTGAGTCCCTCAGCAGCAAGATGGACAAGCTCATCAACATTCAAGAAAAGGTCCTCAACCGATTAGATGGGATGTCTCAGGACATTGACGGTATTGAAATGGATATGGAGAACCTGAAGGTTGACAAGGAGGAGATCCATATTCCACCCAAGATGGTGAGCCAGACCCAGGTTATGGGGCAAGAGGTGAGGGAGATATGCCAAGAGATGAGCACCATAATGTTGGTGGTGAACCAGCGGTCCGAGCAGCAGGCCCAGAAGCTCGAAGGGATGGAAAAGCTGGTCCTCAGCATGCAGCAGGTGATCAGCTTCATCGGAGAGACGGTGAAGAGTTCTAGGGTTATGGAGCTGATTTTTAAAGGTGCTGCTGCTCGGAAGGGCTGCAAATCCAAAGAAAGCAAAGGCAAGCAGGCCATAAAGGGGAAATCGTCTACGGACACAATAAACAAGAAGCTCGACAAG AAACCTACCTCTAGTAAAGCGAGTAAAGGGAATCAAGACATAACTCCAGCATGTGAGCGCAGTTCTCCACAAACCTCCCACAAGATAAAGCTCCATGGACCAAAGCTGTACCTCACCTCTCGCAAATGTGGAAAATGT TTAAAGGACCACAAAGGTAGAGATGGGATAGATAAGCCCCCAATGAGTCCAGAGGGTCTGAAAGCTGAAAAGAAGATGAAGCCTCCGGACGCAGCAGGTGCGGAGACCAACTTCTATTCACGAGAAATGA AAAACATCTCCCTGAAGAAGCAGATACTGCTTTTCGAAGAGGTGCAGAAACTCAACAGGGAGAACACGGAGAAATCAGGTCACCAACTCACCGGAGCAAATCTGGATCCGGAGGCTGCGTCGTCCGCAAAGGACCAACAACCCGACGCCCCCGATCGCAGTTTGTTGGACGACCTGCAAAAAGGTTCGCAGGCGGCCGTGGATGACAAACCTGAAGTCGTTGAGGCGGTCAGTGAGGAGGGGGTTGGGGACGAGGTGAACGAGGCAGAGGGAACCGAGAAGGAACCAAAGCTCCAcgtggaggaggcggcggaAGAGGACAAGAAGGAAGATGCTCTTTCTGAAAAAGTAGCTGAAGCCCCACAGTTGCCTGCTGCCAG CAGGGACGACTGCAAAgatgcaccttcatctccagACGTTGGGCAGGTCCAATTATTAGAGATCTGCACAGTGAGCAGCAGCTTCAGTGTGACCGAGGAACTCTTCGTCGTGGAGGAACACACAAAGAGCCTTGTGATGGTGAAGGAGGacgaagaggtggaggaggaggaggaggaggggaagaagatgATGAAGGTGGACAGCGAGGCGGACGAGCAGAAGCTGGAGTCTGAGGGCTGGGCCGTCTTCAGGGCGGATGGGATTCAATTCCAGTTGAACCTGAAACaaagggtggagagagagagaaaagagaaggaagcGGAGAAGGATGCAGAAGGGGAGGATGGTGGGGAGGTAGAGCGGTACTTTATTG acacctcttctcctccagcggCTCCTTTTAACCACCGGATAGTTTCTGCCAAACCCAACCAGATCGTCAACTTCTACACCATCAACTGGCAGGAGGTCCTCGGCGG GGGTCGTTTTGGCCAGGTGCACAAATGTGTTGAAAACTCCTCTGGTCTCACTTTGGCAGCAAAGGTCATCAAAGCCAGGAGTATGAAAGAAAAG GAGGTGGTGAAGAATGAGATCCAGGTCATGAATAACCTGGACCATGCCAGCCTGATCCAGCTCTATGCAGCTTATGAGTCAAGGAATGACATCATCCTTGTACTTGAATA CGTTGGTGGAGGGGAGCTGTTTGACAGGATCATTGATGAAAACGACACGTTGATGGAGCTGGACGCTGTTCTTTTCATCAGGCAGATCTGTGAAGGCCTGCAACACATGCACAAAATGTACATCCTGCACTTGGatttgaag CCAGAAAacattctgtgtgtgagcagagtCACAAATAAGATCAAAATCATCGACTTTGGTCTCGCTAGGAT ATACAAACCGCGAGAGAAGCTGCGGGTGAACTTTGGCACTCCAGAGTTTCTCGCTCCCGAAGTCATCAACTACGACTTTGTGTCGTTCAACACAGACATGTGGAGCCTCGGCGTCATCACCTACATGCT TCTGAGCGGCCTATGCCCCTTCCTCGGCGACGATGACAACGAGACTCTGAACAACATCTTGGCCTGCAAGTGGAACTTTGAGGAGCAAGAGTTTACGGACACGTCTGAAGAAGCCAAGGACTTCATCTCCAGACTGCTCATTGTGAATAAAAG ttgGAGGATAGGGGCATCCGAGGCCTTGAGACAT